The DNA window CAGTTCATGGTTTGTGTTGCTTGACACAAACTGGCTGTTATGGGAAGAGCAAATATGTGACTTGAGGCAGTCACGGATCAAATTCTGTATTATATTGAGCTTCTGTTACCTCAAATGTCGAGCCGAGTGACTTAAGTCACTGATTCTTTCACTTTTTACTGCATATAGTACATATAAGTACCCACCTTCAAAGTGTTTACAGCGTAGATGTCACATTGTAGTTGGCCTTCGGTCATAAAAAGGTCGTTTCCATCCTCTGGCCCCTGGCAGCAGAGGCAGTGGATGCTTCACGTGTTGTGTGCAGCGGCTCCTTCACCGAACGCCTGCCTCCGCTCCCAGCAGCCAAACATCTGCTCTTGATTCCACGTCGGCCTcaaagttccccccccctcccccgttaaCATCCATGTCATAATCATCCAAACTACATCCTGGACTGAGCCTCGTGAATTGCTTTGCCCAGACCTATAAAAATAGAAAGGCTTCTTTTATGGGCCCTGCGGAGAACGTTAAGCTCAGGGCAGAAGTGTTTGTGGGCTATTTGTTGGTTTGCCTGGTTGCGTTGATGCGTGGAAGTTGTCAGCTATAAGCCACCTCCACATTATGCACTGGTGggatggtggagggggggggggctgtgaataCGGGCTCTCCTGGTTCTCCAGGGCATCATAGATGAAGGGGCCCAACATAGGGACACTACCTTAACACTCTCTTTGACTCTGAATACAAaatccttgtctcctctccccAACAGGAATTCCTGTGGAAGACAGAGTGAACATTTTCATCAACAGTTTTGGCTCCATTCAAGAAACAACTATGGTAAGAATTTACATAAATTCCTCTTCATCCCGACACTATTCATAATCAATACGTCGGCCAATCAGATGCAGTGGATGGAGGATGAACACTGGTCAGTCCTACACGTTCCCCGCCTGTTTTGCAGGATGGGAGCAGATCATTTAGCGTCATGGAGGCCTTTCCACGCTTCATTTATCTGATGGCTTAGTTGCTGATAAAGTAGTGGTTGGAATTCAAGTGAACATATTAAACCTCAAGGACGGTCCTGGGTGGAATCTTGATTGCCAAGGAAACCATAAAGGGAAGAGTCTTGTCGGTTTCTATTGAGCTTGGTTTACTGGCATATTTTAATTGTAAATTGCTGGGAAGAGCAAATAAAGGTGATGCGTTTCtttctcagtaaatatgttCAATAATGTGACACCGTAATGTAAATGAATGCAGTGCGGTGACAGAATTCCCAATTTGTATTAGTTGTGGAAATTACTGCAATTGTGTCTTCACTGGAAAGACTTCAGACCTCAGAGTCCTGTTGCAGATGTGTTCAGATGTGAACAGTGCAAAGCAATGCTCAGTGTTTTCCTCACATCATGACGCTGTGAACCAAAGCCTTGGATCTAATACACGGAAATTGGAGCTGCATGAGCATGTCCACTGGAGATATGTCTTCTGGCTGCAGATCAGTACTGTGTGTCTCCTTGTTAAATGTTGCAGTGGAGAGTTTCTGCACAGGACCAATCACCAGAAAAATCCATAAACCTCAAAGTATTAAGCACTAGAgaacttgagaaaaaaaaagaaaacgggcCATCGAGAAGAATGATCCGATGGGGAATGAAAGATCAGGAAGGAGGTGATGTGAAGCCTCAAGGTGGAAAAGAATGAGCTGTAGGATAAAGACAGGGACGAATCCATATGGATGGAAAGAGAAGCCAGCTTAAGGAAAAAGGATAAATGGAGAAAGAACAAACCAAGAGCACGATGGACTCACAGATGGCAAATCTATCTCCCCTCTTCCCTCAaatgacagacagagagaaaatggtTGAGAATGAAtccaggaggagaaagaagagacagctGGTCACCTTCCCCCCTTCATTTATCACTCTGTGGGGTCTGATCTGATCTCAGGTAACCCTCTGTCATCATTCACAAACCTCGCGTCCAACGGAAACTAAACTGTGTACGTTCCCTCGCGTCAGTGGGGGACGACTCATTTCAGGATGAGAGGAGGAATAAATGGGTTTTCCTCCCTGATGGAGGTGAGCGGTTTTGTTAAATCTCAACTTGAAAGTGAGCCGGAGGGAAGatatacgcccccccccccccccccccccccacccccctacccccctctgTCTGGCTGTCAGGGAGGCGAAGGTGTGGGAATCGGCTGCATCTCTGTCAGACAGCGAAGGGCCAGCAGAACACGTTCGTGCCGTCGCTCGAGGGCCGAGTCAAAAGAACAAtttgaccaccccccccccccccccccaaaaaaaaatgtatgctgCCACGGAAATAAAGGACATTGTGCTTCAAGGTTTCATTTATAAACCAGAACAGAAAACGAAGCTACTCTATCAGACTTAACCATAGAACGTCTGGACCGTTCTGGTCAGGTAATGGTCAGGTAATGGTCAGGTAATGTTTGGGACATTGATTCAAAGTGTGACTCTACTTTTTTTCACCAGAGGACCCAACACGCACTCGGCTTTATTTGAGAGGCCATCCGTCTTCGCACTGCGCGTTAGTTGTCCCTCGCAGCACCTGGTCCCACAGCAGCCTCGCCGGGTCACTACTAAGCCCTCTAATGAGACTGCGTGCTCTCCATGTTGCTGTGTTGATAACCTTTGACCCCCGTGGAAGGAGTTTTCTCTGTGTTCACCCCCCTCAGCACTTTGAAGTTATCCGCCACACGTAGAAGAGGCGGAGGGCGGGTGTTGTGTCTGAAAGCCGTGTGCCCCTGTGCAGGACTACAGGGTGAACATCTTCCTGCGGCAGCGGTGGAACGACCCCCGGCTGAAGCTGCCGACGGACTTCAAGTCCGACTCGCTCACCGTCGACCCCAAGATGTTCAAGTGTCTGTGGAAACCCGACCTGTTCTTCGCCAACGAGAAGAGCGCCAACTTTCACGACGTGACGCAGGAgaacatcctcctcttcattttcCGCAACGGAGACGTGCTCATCAGTATGAGGTGAGATGTCCCCGTTCGTACAGAATGTTTCAGTAAGTACATGAAAATGTCTTGTGACTTTCAGAGTCGAAGTAGCATGTATTGCATGAACCAGGGAAGCAGACACAGAATAAGTCCCCCTCCCCCAATCCACATATTACATCTACATATTATTCGCAAGTTGATGTGATATCGCAGATGTGGCATCTGGGAGAATAACTCAGACTTTAATCAaaggtgttattttttttttttattatgaaaaaaaaaaaggaagatgacTCCTCCTGAGTGCCACCACCAACATTTGAACCGAAAGACAAAGGAACTCAATGAATCCACTGGCTTCCCTAATGCAGCTTTAAATCCCTTTTTACAGAATACTAAACAAACATCAGCTGATTGAAGGCCTAGTTGTACAATTATCTGGAGGCTCTGTTGTGATTACACAATGATTGGGACTTTTTCATTCCTGTCTGCATGTCAGTTAGGGCGACTCGGCTCCCTCATTTTCTAGGATTCCCCGGCGATCTACATTTACTTTTTCCTTCTCTGTGGAGAATCACTGAGGCTGAGAAAGATAAGACGTCGTCTTATCgctcgggcggggggggggggggggggctgcatgtgAGCGAGCTGCGGCTCGAGCTGCAATCTGCTTTTGTTGGAGTTCAGTCCTATCCAGGGACAAGATAATCCCCCTCCGTGGTTAGGCCTGCAGTTCTGAGTGTGACATATTTTGTTCATTCCACCAAAATGCGCCATGAGGATAAAACCTTAAAAATCCTTTAAGGTACCAGATGTTTGTGGAAAAGAGGAGGGCTACAAAAGAGCATTTTTTAACTGAACTTTGTCGTCTCCCTGCAGGTTGTCGGTCACCCTTTCCTGCCCTTTGGACCTCACGTTGTTCCCGATGGACACGCAGAGGTGTAAGATGCAACTGGAAAGCTGTGAGTCACAAACCACGTGGTTTGTAAATGTGATTTCAGTCGATCTTCTTGTTTGAAATTGAGTCATGCAGTATTTCTGAGGCACGCGCGTATGTTGTTTCGGGCTAAACGAAAGCTTTCTGCTTGAGTTTAGGGGCCAATTTCATTGGCAAAACGCGGCATAAATCTTCACATTTTAAGGTTGATGTGAACATCTCAGAGCTAATTGAGCTTCACTGTGGTTTATTGCATCTTGTTTACAAAGCAGTAGAGACTTGAactaagaaaaaacaaactcacgcCGTTTCCCTCGAACTGCAGAGACATTTGAGTTTACTTAGCAAGAAGATGTTGTTGCATGTGGATGTATCCATACACTGAATGTTTAAACATGAGTTTTGTGTAACCTGTGCATCCCTCCACCATCCTAGTCGGCTACACCACGGACGACCTGCAGTTCATGTGGCAGACAGGAGACCCGGTGCAGATGGACGCCATCGCCCTGCCGCAGTTTGACATCAGACAAGAAGACATTGATTATGGGAACTGCACTAAGTTCTATTCAGGAACAGGTACGTTTTCAAGAGGAAGCCACAAAAATGCCTATTGATGAGATAGTACgcgtttattattattatcaatgttGTATcttgtattaaaatgttttccagCCAAGTTAAGTCGTGTTAAAGTGTACGTCAAATAGATTTATGGGCTCCTAGTAACCAACCTCATTCCAGCTTTTCCATCAACCAGAGTCTTTTGAAGCAAACGGGGTTCTGACATCACAGACGTTTCTTTCATTGATTTTTCTCTCAGGATTTGAGTGATCTTCTTCTGGTTTATGCACTAGACGTCACTGTTTGATGTAGGCTCCTAGTCTAACCGGGTTGCGAGTGATATTCATTAAAGAaagttgatttattattattttttaaagacaccattcatttacaaaatacattttcattcaattGTGAGATTTagttaaattgttttatttaatggttTTAGGGCGACTTTGAAGCTTCGAACGGGAAGGAAATGTAATCCCGCATTCTTCATTAAAGCCGTGAGAACCCGTCGTCATCCATTCAGTGTCACCAAAGttaatatgaataatatgaaataatacCAACGGTTGATGTCAAATGTATTGCACGTAGATCCTTCGGTTGCTCGTTAAGTGCGAGTCGGCCCAAGTCTCACGTTGCGTAGGTTTTTCAatcaatattatttatatttccaAGGTGTCGGGAGGAGGTAGCTACCAAACAAATACGTGCCGTCTAAAGAAGTTCATGTGCCATTTGGACTCATGTGAGCACACAGCGACGTTTTACCACGAAATGGAAACGTCTCGATCGGCCCCAAAAAGAGCCGCTGTGACCCCGGCGCTCTCGCACGCTGCTGGCAATGATTCAGCCCTTTTAACTGGTTGCCAGGGCAACCTGGCCAGACACAAAGCTCACCTCTGTGTTCGACTGGTTGGAGCCGGctctgcgacgcacacaggccGCCCCTCATGGAGCCGTGTAAAGCTCGGCCAGAGATCCCCGGGGCGAGTTAAATATTACTCCAGCCCCTCCGCTCTCCCTCGCCCCCTCGGACCAACTGACCAGCCTCAAAGAGCGCCGTGGAGGCTGTTGATGCTTGTTCCAAAATACATACTTCGGCAGAGATTGATCGGTTAGAATTGTTACGAATGATCACCTCATCAGGAGCCAGTGATATCCACTTACAATGAGGACAGATGTCGTTCTCCTTTATAACGGGCACGTCAGGAAGCGGGAGTGCAGTCCTAAAGAAGTTAAATGTTATGATCTTAaattcctttttcctttccttacTGTTTTCTGTACTGTGAATGTTACCGATACGCTTTGCTTTGTGTTGGCGTTCATGGAAATGCCAACTAATCCAATGCATTATTTCTTATTCACAGGAGGCACttgctgtctgtgtctcctgtttGACCTCCAAGGCAAGCTGTGTTTCTCACTAAATTAGTTATTTAGGTTACGTGTGATTTCTTTCTCCTTGCAGGGTACTACACATGTGTGGAGGTGATCTTCACCCTAAGGCGACAGGTTGGATTCTACATGATGGGTGTCTACGCCCCCACGCTGCTCATCGTGGTCCTCTCCTGGCTCTCCTTCTGGATCAACCCCGACGCCAGTGCTGCCAGGGTGCCTTTGGGTACGGAGCATTTGACCGATTCCTCCGCCTTTCCCCTGACATTCACCGTTGTCTGTACATATTTCTGCAGCTATTGAACCTTATTGGATCCCAAAGAGAGGCGAGGGAGAGTGCGGAGGTCAAAACATCAGATTAGAACcgtgaggacagaagagaccCACCACAGCGAGGGCTTTAGGTACATTATGTACGATTTTAAGTAGCACAgttacttgtttttttatttttcctttactCACCGAGTTCCCTAAATGTCTAAAGCACAGCCGTGAGATCCCTGTTTAATGAACCTTGGCTCCCGGCTGAGTGTAACGGGTACGGTTTGACTTGGCGGGTTGGTGCGTGATGGCGGCAAACATTTACAGGCTCTTCGTTTTTTTGCCAAACGTTAATCAATGTGGGCAACGAGTGTTTGTGAGGAGACAGAAAGCAGCGGGACGCTCAGCTGACCAAAGAGGTGCGTCTGAACCCTATTAACCCCCCGAAGTGATGGAGGCCCGTGAGAAgcgctgctgcttctttttcacACACTGGGGGTTAACTTGAAGAAGGTCCAGGTAAATGATTGCAGTGCTCTCCTGAGCCCAGAGGGGATGTGAGGATGCTTAGGTACAGCTCGTGCTCAATTACGGTTGTTTTGATTTACACGCTGAATAAATCACAGATTagctatttttttaacttttcttcTCGTTTTACGGTCTCGGCTCTCGGGCACAGTCTCAGTTTCACCTGCATGATGGAAAAAAAGGGGCAGAAAGTGTTAAACAATACTCATCTTGATGGAACaccttttaatttatttctgcAGCCCTGAATATTTCCATTTATAATAAGGCACCATAGAATTGTATTACCTAATTAGTTTTCTGTGAAAGTCCTCCACCTTTCTGTGGCtttattctttctttaaatTAAACTGGGTAtgctacatttttattttatcacatAACTAAACTGCGCCCTTAATTATGTGTCTAGGGATATTTTGTTCCACACCAGCGGCTGCAAAAACGCCTTAAAACCACtgcaacatttcatttcatccaaAAAACGTgggaaagggaaaagaaaatacGAAGTGTCTAATAATGACGCAGAATATTCTAATACATGGGAGGCTTCACTTGAGAACGGGCTGATTTGAGGCAATTTAATCATAAATCTGAGAAAGCTTCCTGTTTCACTTCCTACTTCTCACTCCTACATGATTGAACCTGTGTGCGATGTGTCAGTGTCCCTCATCAGCAGTGTCAGTGTCATCCTCCCTCCAGTTGTTCATCACCATTCTCATCCCATCATCACTgcgactcccccccctccacccccccacccctggtgCCTCCTCTGACTTCTCTCTGAATGGGATCAGTCCAGGTCAGTCAACATTTAGCTCACAAGTTATTGtctatatgtgtttgtgtgttttctgctacACACTGGGTGGCgcgaggtcatgtgaccatcTTTGCACCGCCATCATGCTGTTTAACAGCTTGCTGCAGCGAGGGAGAAGCCGTTTGATAAGAAACCCGTACGGACCCTTGACCAAGTTGATGCCAGGAGGCAAAAAGTCAGCTATTATCTCTCAAAAGAATCCTCACAGCAGGACAAATGGGAGTGAGGCCATTTCTTGGTGGTTATAATACGATCCTAAAAAAAAGTGGGTGTaattatttccttttgaaagCTCTAACCTGTAATCCCGTTAGCTTTGAaagataacaaaataataagaataattacTGCTATCGGAGGCTGAGATTTTGGAGACGTCCTAACAAAAGAGCTAAAGGAACGTTGGGGCGTCTCAAGCAGGACTGTCGGTGTAAGTGGTGTTTGATTCCCGCACTGTTAAACTCTCACCACGTGGTTAAACCGCAGCCGGGGATCGATCCTCTTGCGGCTTTCTCCGCCACAAGCACCGCAAGTTGTGATGGATTGCATTAGAAAAGctgaatgtaaacaaacaacCTCAATTGAACAAGTTGTTTCAAATTATTGAAACCCAATTATAACTGATCAACTGTTTTGGCCTCCACGATGCAGAATTGCTGACCTTTGTAAAACGTAATAGACCTAATTAGAAAAACCCTCtgctggcctccctctctgtccaggCATCCTCTCGGTGCTCTCCCTGTCCTCCGAGTGCACCTCCCTGGCTTCGGAGCTGCCCAAGGTGTCCTACGTCAAGGCCATCGACGTCTGGCTCATCGCTTGCCTTCTGTTCGGCTTCGCCTCGCTGGTGGAGTACGCCGTGGTCCAAGTGATGCTCAACAGCCCCAAGCGCATCGAGGCGGAGAAGGCCAAGATAGCGGCCAAGGAGAAGGCTCTGGGAAAGGGCCCCGCTGCCAAGAACAACGCGCTCaacgggacgggggggacgcCGCTTCACGTCAGCACCTTGCAGGTCAGCGGATCCTGTCGGATGACTTCGGGGTTGCTTTTTAAACTCggtccctcctgctcctcccgacGAAGTCGCCTACATCTGCGTGGGGGGGTCCTTTGAGGGCGGAAGTGCAATTCATATGTTGCCTTTCTTCTGCATTTTTTCTTGTTGGCCAATTGATCAGGAAGCAGACCACGTGATTACAGCATCCCCGCATTGATCCTGACGAGGGACCACTGTACCTCTGTAACTATACTCTGATTAAACCCCGTTCAGGCCGGCGGGGAGGTTGACGAAAGGATTTTTTGGGACGA is part of the Pungitius pungitius chromosome 2, fPunPun2.1, whole genome shotgun sequence genome and encodes:
- the glrbb gene encoding glycine receptor, beta b → MVTKKLAVLLLVLSLCLEGGSAKEKGTKKGKKKGKQVYCPSQLSPEDLARVPENSTSNILNRLLITYDPRIRPNFKGIPVEDRVNIFINSFGSIQETTMDYRVNIFLRQRWNDPRLKLPTDFKSDSLTVDPKMFKCLWKPDLFFANEKSANFHDVTQENILLFIFRNGDVLISMRLSVTLSCPLDLTLFPMDTQRCKMQLESFGYTTDDLQFMWQTGDPVQMDAIALPQFDIRQEDIDYGNCTKFYSGTGYYTCVEVIFTLRRQVGFYMMGVYAPTLLIVVLSWLSFWINPDASAARVPLGILSVLSLSSECTSLASELPKVSYVKAIDVWLIACLLFGFASLVEYAVVQVMLNSPKRIEAEKAKIAAKEKALGKGPAAKNNALNGTGGTPLHVSTLQVAETRCKKVCTSKSDLRTNDFSIVGSLPRDFELSNFDCYGKPINEAIAHGKSKAKHHKRPPPPKPVIPSAAKRVDLYARALFPFSFLFFNVVYWSVYL